From Paenibacillus sp. PL2-23:
ATTTGCCTTTACCGCCCCTCTGCTGCTCGTAACAGCCGTGGCCGCCATTCGAAGGCGTGTAAGATAGCGCTTATACATCATGATTTCCACAGCCAACAGACCCATCGTCATGTCGACGATGGGTCTGTTCTCTCTCGCTTATTCCTTTGTTTCCGACAGACAGCGAGTGATCTCATCCCCCGCCAGCTCGATCACACGAGCTCCGAATGCCTGCCAGCTGCTGTGAGCCTCGTCTTCGTTGAGGGAGCCGCTCGTCAGGCTCCGGAACGCCTGGTGCATATTATTATCGAACCAGTCTGCCTCTCTGTCCGCGTCGTTACGGAGCACCTCATGCAGCACTAGCGCTGCGCCGCCATTTGAATAATAAGCCAGAACGACCGGTGCGTTGTGATCGTCCGTCCGAACCTCCACCTCCGCGCAAGGCATACCGTCTCTGCTCACCACACCTCTCACGCGCGCTTCCAATGGCTTCATTCGCCACACCCGCCTTTCCCTATAAGATCCCCATGGATTCGATGTGCCGCTTGGTTTCTCCAGTGCCGCACTCATACAGCTGCTTGTAAATGAGGCTTACAATTTCGTCAGAAGCAGCGTTTATCGTCTCGTCTCCGCTAGTGCCGTACGGCGTGTGCGCGAAGTGCGCGACCTCCGCTTCATCCATAGAGGCCAGCTCCTCGAACAGCTCGCGCAGCCGGGCAACCTCCTCGTCATTCGCGTATATCGCCAGCTCATAGGCTGCCGCCTCGGGATCCTCCAATATTTGACCGGCTTGAACGGAAACAAAAAATTGCTTTCTTCCGCCGTGCCCTTCCCATTCATCCTGCTGATGCATCTGCGCTCATTCCTTTCTTCCTTCCTGGAAGTGGCTTTCAGCTGTTGTCGCCTCCTCTAGCATCCCCCGTTGGACAGACATTTTATGCCTTTTTTCAGCATATAACTGTTACTATCGCTATTGGAGTCCAGCATAGAGAGGAATGAGATGGATGTGCGGAATTACCGGCTGGATTGATTGGAACAGTGACCTAACCAAGGAAAGCGTCAATCTGGAAAAGATGACCGACACCCTTGCCCCGCGCGGCCCCGACGCCGCAGGCACCTGGATATCGGCTCATTGCGCGCTTGGCCATCGACGGCTGTCGGTTATGGACCCGGAGAACGGTGCCCAGCCTATGATTCGGTATACTGGGGATGACAAATACGTTGTCGTCTACAATGGAGAGCTGTACAACGCTCCCGAGCTGAAGAAGGAGCTGGAGAGCAGGGGACGTTCCTTCACAACAACCTGCGACACCGAGGTGCTGCTGGTCGCATTTATGGAATGGGGACGCGCATGCGTTGAGCGCTTTAACGGTATTTTCGCGTTTGCGATATGGGATGTAACGGCGCAGGAGCTGTTCCTCGCGCGTGATCGACTTGGCGTCAAGCCGCTGTTCTTCCGGAGAAGAGACGGCTTGTTTATTTTCGGCTCCGAGCCCAAATGCATTCTGGAGCATTCCGCGGTCAAAGCGGAGGTGGGAGCCGAGGGCCTTGCCGAAATATTCGTTATTGGCCCCGCTCGCACGCCGGGACACGGCGTATACAAGGATATTGAGGAGCTGCGGCCAGGCAAGTGTATGGTTGTGAACCAGGCGGGCGCAAAAACCATCACGTACTGGCAGCTGCGGAGCTCGGAGCACACACATAATGTAGAGGAAACCGCCGAGCATGTCGGCGCCTTGCTCAAGGATACGGTGGAGCGGCAGCTTATCTCCGATGTGCCCGTATGCACGCTGCTGTCCGGCGGACTGGACTCCAGCGCGCTGACGACGCTTGCCGTGAACTATTATGCGGCGAATGGTCAGGGCAACGTGCACACGTATTCCGTTGATTACCGCGACAACGACAAGCATTTCCAGGCGCACGCGTTCCAGCCGAACAGCGACGCTCCGTGGATCGAGCGCATGACGAAGCATCTGGGTACCGTGCATCACCCCATTCAGTTCGATACGCCAGAGCTGGCGGCCGCTCTCCATGACGCAACACTGGCGCGCGATTTGCCGGGCATGGCCGATGTCGACGCTTCCCTGCTGCTCTTTTGCCACGAGATCAAGAAGGGCGCGACCGTCGCGATCTCTGGCGAAGCGGCGGACGAAATATTCGGCGGCTACCCCTGGTTCCACCGGGAGGAGGCGCTGAGCGCCGATACCTTCCCATGGTCGCTCGCCACAACGATGAGGGCGGGATTGCTGTCTCCCGACATCGCGGAGTGGATTAAGCCGGAGCAATATATCGGAGATCGGTATGCGGATGCCGTAGCCGAGGTGCCTCAGCTTGACGGCGAGGACGAGGTAAGGCGGCGGATGCGGCGAATGTCTTATTTGAACATTACCCGCTTTATGCCAACGCTTCTGGATCGCAAGGACCGGATGAGCATGGCGGCTGGACTTGAGGTTCGGGTGCCATTCTGCGACCATCGACTCGTGGAATATGTGTTCAACATTCCATGGGAAATCAAAACAGCGGGCGACCGGGAGAAGGGCATTTTGCGCAAATCGCTGCAGGGCGTGCTGCCGGACGACGTATTATGGAGGAAGAAGAGTCCCTACCCGAAGACGCATAACCCGAACTATCTGACCGCGGTCAAAGGTTTGCTGCTAGATGTACTCAACGACCCGTCCTCCCCGCTCCTGCCCCTCATTAACGTGAAGAAGGTTCGGGAGCTTGCGGAATCCGATTCAGCGAAATCCAATCTGCCTTGGTTCGGACAGCTGATGTCGGGTCCCCAGCTGTTCGCCTATTTGTACCAGGTCAATTTGTGGCTGAAGACGTATAAGGTTTCCATCGGTTAGAGAAAGGTTAGTATATGGAGAAATAAGAGGCTGGCGCATGCGGCAATCCGCTTGCACCAGCCTCTTCTCCTGCTCGGCGACTAATCCTCCAGCTTGGCGAGCAGCGCCTTCAGCGCCTCGCCGCGATGGCTGATGGCGCCCTTCTCCTCCTTGCTCAGCTCCGCCATGCCCCGTCCCAGAGCGGGCACCCAGAATAACGGGTCGTAGCCGAAGCCCCCGTCTCCATGGGGCTGATCGGTTATAACGCCGTCGACCGTGCCCTCCGCTTCCACGAACGTTCCCGTCTCGGGATCGTAAAGCGCCAGAGCGCATACGAATTGAGCGCGGCTAAGGGGCTTCGAGCCGTCGACCGGCATCCCCATACCGCTTAATGCCTCCATGCGATCTTCAGCCTCGCAGCCCAACGCCTTGAGCTCCGCCACAAGCTTCGCATTGTTGTCAGCGTCTGAAGCGCCTTCGCCCGCGTAGCGCGCGGAGTAGACGCCCGGCGCGCCGCCAAGCGCCTCCACCCGAAGGCCGGAATCGTCCGCCAGCGCAAGGACGCCAAGCGCGTCTCCCGTCGCCTTGGCTTTGATTCGCGCGTTCTCCGCGAAGGTTGTCCCCGTCTCCGGAATATCCGGGATGGCGGGATAGTCATGCAGGCTTTGCACACCCTTGCCCAGCTTCTCCAGAGCGTAAGCAAACTCTTTGACCTTACCGCTGTTTTTGGTTGCGACGACAATAACGGACCCCTCCGATAGCAAGTGCCGGGACATCGCTCTACCTCCCGATGCGGTCCGCGAGCTCGCCGAGCGCTTCACGCTGCTTCTGGATCAATTCCTCAATGCCGGCCTCGGCAAGCGCAAGCAGCTGATTCATCTCTTCCCGCGAGAACGGCGCCTCTTCGCCGGTGCCTTGCACCTCTACGAATTTGCCTTCTCCCGTCATGACGACGTTCATGTCGACCTTCGCCTTGGAATCCTCTTCATAATTCAGATCAAGCAGCGCTTTCTCCTGAATGACCCCAACGCTGACGGAAGCCAGAAAATCACGGATAGGATACTTTTGGAACGAGACCGTCTTGCCGATATGAGCTACAGCCAGCGCCAGCGCGACAAAAGCTCCTGTAATGGAGGTTGTGCGTGTGCCGCCGTCTGCCTGAATAACGTCGCAATCAAGCGTAATCGTACGCTCGCCCAGCGCGCCAAGATCTACGACGGAGCGCAGCGCCCTGCCGATCAGACGCTGAATTTCCATCGTCCGGCCCGTCAGCTTGCCCCGCGCCGCTTCACGCTGATTGCGGGAGTGGGTCGCGCGCGGCAGCATCGCATATTCCGCGTTAATCCATCCCTTGCCCTGGCCCTTCATGAACGGAGGGACACGGTCCTCCACGCTGGCGGTGCAGATGACTTTGGTATCTCCCACCTCGATTAGAACCGAGCCTTCCGCATGCTTGTTTACGTTTGTCGTTATTTGAACCGGCCGAAGCTGATTCGGCTCGCGACTGTCATTTCTCATTTTGATGGCCTCCTGAGCATATCTTCCATTTTGAACCTCTCCTATTTTAACAAAGTCAAGACGGGAATGCACATCGCCGATACGACACCCGCAAAAAAAGAACGAACCGGACTAATGCCCGATTCGTTCGCTTTATGCTTAGGACTTCAGCGCGTTGAGATGATGGGGTCTCGTCGCCGGCTGCGTCTCGCTGTACGTGTTGTTCGCGTCGTCCACCAAATCCGTTTCGCCGTTGATGCTGATTTGTACAGAGGTTGCGCCCGTATTCTCGGTCAGCGACAACACGATGGCCTGCAGCATTTCCGCCGGAACCGGCAGACCGGATTCATAAGCCTCGTCCTTCAGATCGATCTTGACAAGCCCTTCATCCAGCAGCTCCAGGCTTTCGACCTCCACATTGGGAAGAATCACGCTGGTCAGCTTCTTGGCATCCAGCGGCCCTTGAATCAGCTGCTCCATCGCCGCGTGCTCCTTGGAATCCGAACGATCGATCAAGCGCGTAACCGGCACATAATATTCTTCATGATTTAAGGATTGAGCGGAGAAATAGAGCACCACCGACGAAGAATTAGCGGGATTCACCCCTTCGGCTCTCTCCAGGTTGATGCCGATTTTGCGGGTAAGCTCGCCTTGGATCGGGAACGCCGCTTGCGGCATTTCCTCCAGCAGCTGGCCTTCGACGGAGAGCTCTACACCTTCGATGCCTGGCATGGCCGTCAGCGTCCAGGTGATCGACTCTACGATATCCCGCTCGTCCTGCGCGTTATAATCAAGGAAAGCACCCGACAGGTTGACCTTCGCGACTTTGCGCTCCTGATCATAGGTATAGCCGATGACCTGCGTGCCTTGCGGAATCATGGCCCTGAAGTCCTCCGGAATAAGCGCGGCGTAAGCTCCATTGTCCACCATAACCTCGAGCGCCTTCTGGGCAGCCGTCTCCTTCTCGCCAAGCGTGACCGGCACAGCGATTGGAGCCAGATAGCCGTTGCTGTCCTGCAGATACACCGTCATTCTGGATGGCTCTTGGCCGTCCGGCAAAGCCTGTCCGGTTGGATCGCTGTTCATGTCCCCGGTTTCCTCTACCTGCGGCGGATCGATCGTTTTGCTAGTTTGCTGAGAGAACAGTCCGCATCCCGCGGTTATAACGGGCAGCGCCAGAAGCGCGACGTACGCGGAGCGGCGAATCCATTTTTTTTGAATCATGATGATAATTCCTCCCCAATCGATTTTGGCCTGTCGGCTTTGTACAACTCCTCATTTGTAGTAATATGTATACGAGCCCTTCCCTGTTTTAGACCAGTTTTGTCCAAAAATCTCGAGGGGGAAATGATATGAGCAACCTGCCTGAAAAATATAGCCTGAACAGCGAAAAAGTCGCAGCGGCTACCAAAGAATGGCTCGTCAAACGAGGTGTAACCAACGAAGCGATCGCGGAGCTGGTCTACTTCCTGCAGAAGGATTATTACCCGGAGCTCACGCCGGAGGAATGTATTATCCACGTCGAGGCAGTCCTGTCCAAGCGAGAGGTGCAGAACGCTGTCCTGACAGGCATTCAGCTGGATCTGCTGGCGGAGGAAGGCAAGCTGATGGCGCCTCTGCAGGACATGATCAAATACGACGAGGGGTTATACGGCTGCGACGAAATATTGGCGCTGTCCATCGTCAACGTATACGGCAGCATCGGCTTCACCAACTTCGGCTATGTCGATAAGCTGAAGCCCGGCATACTCGTACGTCTAAACGCCAAATCCGACAAAGAGATTCACACCTTCCTCGACGACATCGTCGGCGCCATCGCGGCATCCGCAGCGAGCCGAATCGCGCACCGCAAGCAGGCGGAGCGCGAAGGCGTCACAACGCCGCCGCTGGACTAATCCAGCCAGTCCCCGGACTGGCTGGCGGGCGACGCTGGCGGCACAACGCAATGAAGCCTCGCGGATTATCCGCGAGGCTTCATTGTTCATCAAAGATCCACTTTACATGTGTGTTCAAAAAGTCCCGTTTTCAGCACAAGATTTATGTTTTCGTTGCAAACCTCTTTAATTAAGCCGTCTGCTCTTCCTCTACCTTTGCTTTCCCCTTTGGCTTCTCTTTTGTCTCTGGCTTCGTCTCACCAGATTGCTGCAGCAGCGGCTTGTTTGGCAAATAATGAAGCGACCGAACGAATCGAATCGTTTTGGTCTTCGCGCGCATGACGATGGACTCCGTCTCCGCTCTCTCATCCGGGAAGTAGCGCACCCCGCCCAGGAATTCGCCCGGTGTGACGCCGGTAGCCGCGAATATAACATCCTCTGTGCCAACCATGTCATCCATTGTCAGTACGCGGTAAGGGTCCTCGATGCCCATCTCGATGCAGCGCGCATACTCCTTGCCATCCGCTGGCATCAATCTCCCTTGGATACCGCCTCCTAGACACTTAAGCGCTGCGGCTGCCAATACGCCCTCCGGCGCGCCGCCGGAGCCAACGTACAGGTCTATGCCCGCTTCGGGGAATGCCGGCGCCATCGCTCCCGCTACATCGCCGTCCGATAGGAATTTGATCCGAACGCCTACCTTGCGCAGCGACTTAATAATCGAATCGTGGCGCGTGCGGTCGAGAATCATAACCGTTAGATCCGCAACCTTTTTCCCCAGTGCGTCTGCCGCTTTGGCCAGGGTTGTTTCGATTGGGTCCGTAATAGACAGCTTGCCTACCAGCGCAGGACCATATGCCAGCTTCTCCATATACATGTCCGGTGCGTGAAGCAGCTGGCCCTTGCCTGCCACAGCGATGACAGACAAAGCGTTGTTCAGCCCCTTCGCCACGATCTCTGTTCCTTCCAGTGGATCAACCGCAACGTCAACCTCAGGGCCCTGCATGCTTCCCACCTGCTCGCCAATGTACAGCATAGGGGCCTCATCCATCTCGCCTTCCCCAATGACGACCGTTCCGCGTATCGATACGGAATCGAACATCGCACGCATAGCCGATGTTGCTGCTCCGTCTGCGCTATTTTTGTCGCCGCGACCCATCCACGGCGCCGATGCCAATGCCGCCAGCTCCGTTACCCTTACAATCTCCAAAGCAAGCTCTCTCTCCATCCCGCTCTCTCCTTTGTTGTGGCGATTCATATGCCCGCATTAAATATACGTTCTATATTTCTTATTTAATATGTAACATATACTTCAATATGACGCAATATATATTTTCATTTTTCATTAAATCATCATTTTAGCTAAACAAGATCATTTAGACGTTCCTGGCACGTCTATTTGCTCCAAACCCCGACTCCCTGCACATTTAGACGTTTCTGGCACGTCTATTAGCTCCAAACCCCCGCTCCCTGCACATTTAGACGTTCCTGACACGTCTATTTGCTCCAACCCTGCGCTCCCTGCACATTTAGACGTTCCTGGCACGTCTATTTGCCCCAAACCCCCGCTCCCTGCACATTTAGACGTTCCTGGCACGTCTACTTACTCCAAACCCCCGCTCCCTGCACATTTAGACGTTTCTGGCACGTCTATTAGCTCCAAACCCCCGCTCCCTGCACATTTAGACGTTTCTGGCACGTCTATTAGCTCCAAACCCCCGCTCCCTGCACATTTAGACGTTTCTGGCACGTCTATTTGCTCCAAACCCCCGCTCCCTGCACATTTAGACGTTTCTGGCACGTCTATTTGCTCCAAACCCCCGCTCCCTGCACATTTAGACGTTTCTGGCACGTCCCCACCCCCAACTCGCCCCCACCCCCAGCTCAAATCAAAGTTCCTCGCACGCCTCCCCCACTCCCGCCGCAAACAAAACGAAACTAAACAAACTGCCCTGCCGCCACAAAAAAGCCAACCAGAGCTGCGTGCCTCCCCTCAAAAAGGAGAGGCCGCAGCTCTGCTTGGCTGTCAGCAATTTATTATATTATGGTGTATCGCCGCTCCCGATGCGGCAGCCAACCGTCACGATCCCGTAAGGTCTCGTGGTCAGCATGGCGCTGCCCGCTGCAGTCCCGGCCTGAAGCATCTCTCCGGAGCGCTGCTCCAGAATATCGCTCTCATATGCTTCCACCGTGCCCTCGGGAAGCTGTACCTCCAGCTCCTGAGAGCTTCCTCCCATATTGAACCAGCGAAGCATCAGGTCGCCGGACTCCTCGGCCAGCTTCATCGAGGAGAAGGCCAGCGTCTCGCCTGACCACGCCAGAGCAGCTCCCGTCGGCTGAAGCTCCCCGCCATGAATGCCCGTCGGCTGAAGCTTCCATTCCGTCTGCAGCTGGTAAGCCTTCGCATAAGCCTGGAAGCGGCCGCGTTCCCCATCATGAGGCAGCAGCTGCATAACAAAACGATGCTCGCCCAGGCACTGCGCTTCTGGCGTCGGGAAGACGCCCCAATCACCAAGCTCGCCAACCGCCCGCAGCAAAGTAACGGCAGCGGTGTTGCGCCCATCGCGAAGCAGCTCGTATTCGTTCAGCCCAAGGTTCGCTATGGTCAGGCCAGCGTTCTGCTCGCAAACATCCACAAAGGCCTGCTGATGCTGGCAATTGCTTGGATTGCGCCACTCTGACGAAGGCTCATTATCGCGGCGTGCCGCTTCGAACACAGAGTCTGCATAATGGTGAGCAGCATCCAGATCCGTCGGAAACAAGGCGCGGATACGATGATCCTTAGCCTCATTACGAAGCACCACCTCTACGCTGACGCCCCGAGCGCCGCGCTCCAGACTGACAAGCGCTTTAATCTTGAGGGGTACAAACGCTTCCCCGGTTCTGGCGCCTAGTCTCTCCGGATAATAGACGGCTTCCCGCTTCTCGCGTTCGAATACAGCGTCACCCTCCGCAGGCACTAGCAGCTCATGCTCAATCTCCACCGCAGCGCGGAAAACGGTGTTCTCCGCAATCCGGATCACAGCCTTCTTCCCTTTAGTGGTAATGGCTTGCTCACCGTCTGGCTGACGATACATATATTCATTGCCAATATCGCCGGTATCCTCGAACACAAGAAGATCGCGATAGGTCCTGCCGCTCGCTTTGTCCTCCAGCATGAAGCTGCCATCCTCAGCAATCTCAATTCGAATACGGCCATTGTCGAGCACCTTCTCCCCTATCAGGAGAGAGCTCTGATTGTCGGCGAGAGCTTCTCCCTCGGCAGCGCCCTCACCCTGCGCCCATGCGTAGGTACGCCAGCCCAGCGCTGGAACGGAGACCGCCTGGAAGGTCAGCTTCACTCGCCGGCACATATAGGGCTGCCGGAATCGATCGTCCGGCAGGTCATAGCCGAATTGCAGGCCAAGATCCTCCACCTCGCATGCCACCGGCTCACCCCGTTCATTGCGTAACACTCTGTTCCCAAGAAGTATACTCTCCATGCGCGCATTCATCTCCGGCAGGGTTAAGCCATCCCGGTAATAAATACGGCTCACATCGAGCTCTACAGAGACGACGCCCGTTCTCTCCCACCCGCTGGTGTTGAATACGGCAACAGGAAGCGCATCCCTGCCGTACGCCGCGAACACCTCTGTATCAATGCTGGAGACGATCGTCTGCAGGCTGTCATCCACAATGGTCTCCGCTACATGGCGGCTCTTATCGAAGCGGGTAATCATCTCGCGATGCACCTCATCCACGCTGCAGCCGCAGATGCTGTCATGGGGATGATTCTGCATCAGCGTCTTCCATGCGTATACGAACAAATGATGCGGGTATGGCTTGCCCAGCATATGCGCCATGGCAGCAAGCGGCTCCGCCGTTCGCTCCAGAAGCGCCTGCCCAAGCTGGTTCAGCTGCTTCAGGTATACCCGTGCGGATGCTGTGTTCACCAGCGTGGACCATCCATCGGTGCGCTGGCTGCGCAGCTCTCCCCGTACGATGGACAGCTCCCCGGACAATGAAGCTCTTACCTTGTCCAGATAAGACTCGAAGCTGGAATGAAGAAACTCGATATCCGGATGCAGCTTTTTGGCTGTTTCGATGGCGAGCGGTAAATCCGTCTGTATAGGCTGATGATCACAGCCGTTCATGTAGAGCAGCTCGCCCGTCGAGGCATATTTCTCGGCATCGGCCAGCTTGCGAGCCCAATATTCGCGCGCTTCCTCCTCATCCACCGGCACTTCGTTGCCATTGCTGTACCAGTTCGCGAACAGGATGCCCAGCACCTGCGAGCCGTCCGGCCCCTCCCAGATGAGCTCCGAGAAGGAGGACTCGTATTCGGAGTCCGCCACTGTATTGTTAAAGCCCGTAGGCTTCACGCCCCGACCAAAAAAGGCGTTGTCGATACCCGCCTGCCTCATAAGCTGAGGCGTCTGTCCCATAATGCCGAATGTGTCCGGGAAGTAGCCGATCTTGGCAGCTTGGCCATATGCCTTGGCGTCCCTATGCCCAATCTGCATATTGCGCACATTGGCTTCAGAGCTGGTTAGGAAGGCATCCTGCAAAATATACCAAGGCCCAATCACGATGCGCCCCTCGCGGATCAGCGCTTCAAGCTCCTCCTTGCGGTCTGGCCGTATCTGCAAATAATCCTCCAGAATGATGGTCTGGCCATCCAGGAAAAAGCTCCGGTACCCGGCATCTCTGGCCATTGTATCCAGCAGAGTGTCCATTAACGCGATCAGTCTGACATGATGCTTCTCGTAAGGCAGATACCACTCCCGATCCCAGTGGGTATGGGAAATAATATGAGCCGTTTTGGTTGGTGCCATCACATTCACTTCCTCTTCTATTGCGTCTGTCTATTGCTGTTGAATGGTGACTTCCTCCGGCCGATATACGGCCGTAACCGCACCTGCTGCATCCACAGCGAACATGACGGAGCGCTCCTTCTCCAGCTGGAAGGCGTACACCGCTCCTGTATGCGGGTCCTCCACGCGCACATTGGCATCGAAGCCGCATTCCGAAACGAACAGGAGCAACGAGCCGCCGCCAAAACGCAGCTTGCGTCCATAGACGCCGGGCAGCTCTCCGCCCTCCAGCCATAAGAGCTCCCTATTGACGCCGGAAGTCTCCAGCGCGTAACGGTACAGCGTCTCCACTGCCTCCGCACGCTCGTTCAGCTCCACTGGCAGCGGACACCATAGCAGCCGGCCTTGTCCCAGTGCGGTCTCCACGATATCATCTCCTGCCGAGCTTGCGCCAGCGGGTGCCTCCTTAAGCGTCTCTGCAATGCGCCGGGCCGCGAAGGAGACGTCCACCGCCAGCTTCTCCGGAGATAGCGGCAGCCAGAGCCTTTCCTCGCGCCGCACATTGTCCTGCCTTAAGCCGCCAAGCAGCTCTGGCAGCCGCTCCTCACTCCGCCAATAAGGGTCCAGACTGATTGGACCCGTCCACAGCAGCGTCGCGCCGGTCTTCGATACAATGTCCGTTAGCTTAGCAAACGCTTCGGTATCAAAGTTATGAGGACTCGGCACAATGATCAGCTTGGCTGGTCGCGTCCGCAGATCATCCAGATGGTATTCGCTGACGCCTCGAACCGGCGTCTTCAGGCGATAGCCCAGCACGCGGGTCGCCATTGCCGTCGCATCGAACGCCAGCTTCCGATTGGAGAAGTCATTGGAGTACGGGAAGACAACTGCCGTCTCCTCCGCCTCTCGGTCCCCGAACAAATTTTGAATCTGCTCCATGAATGCTCCGAAAAGGTAGGAGACATCCGCCTCCGGCTTTTCGGTGCCATCCGCCCTTAAGGCGCCGATATGAGATTCATTGGCGTTGTCCATATAGAAATTGGTGTTCCATATCCACTGAATCGCTCCAGCGCCTCCTGCGGCGAATGCGTACGTATATTTGCGCTCCAGAATGCTGAGCAGCTCCTCCTCAGACCGCTTCGCCCGACCGTCCGGCGTCTCGACATACATAATGCCGGTTTCCTGCACCAGATTTGGCTTATTCGGCGACTTGGAGAATACGCCATCCCATAGCAGCCTGTCATTAAGCCACCAGGAATGCACCGTCGTATAATCCACCGCCTCCTCGTAGAAGAAGGGCGATGGACGCTGAGCGCCCAGCGCTTCATCCTGACCTACTGTTACCATATGCTCCGGACAAATATCCTTAATGGAAGCGTACAACTGTCTTGCCCAGCGATTATGCATCTCCATGGAGAACAGCACATAGTCCAGCCATCGGCCGCCCTTCTTGGCCTGATGCATATCCTGCACGTCAAAGTTGATCTCCTCCGGCTCCGGCGGCAGCGCAGCCTCGAAGCTTGGAAGCTGGCCAGGCGTCATATTCCACCGCTCCTGCAGCTTCTCGATGCTGCCATGCCTCTCGCGCAGCCACTCGATGAAAGCCTCCTTCTCGAAGCGATCCCGCGAGGAGCGGGGACCGTCCGAGAATATGCGCGGAGGATCGAACATGGACGGTTCGTTGATGAGATCCCAATCGACCCCTGTGGTACTCTTATGCCGGCTGACAATAGAGCGGATAAACCGCTTCTGCGCCTCCACGCTTCGGGGGTCGAGATAAGGATTAAGCCCCTCCCATGTCTCCGGCGTGAAGGAGAAGAAGGTGAAGGTCACCTGAAGACCATGCCGCTTCGCCGTCAACAGGAAGGCGTCAATGGCGCGCAGCGCTGCTTCAGAGGCATGCCCGTCCACCTCCATAATATGGCGATAGGCGGTCCAAATGCCTGTGCGTATCCAGTTAATGCCTGCTCTCCGCATCTGCGCCATATCCCTGTCCCATACGGATACGTTAGGCAACGACAGAAATTTGCGGGCAACATCGCTTGTCATATAAGTCATGCCCACTACCGGCATCGGACGGCCATCACGCTGGAAATAGTCCCTACCTGCCGTAACATTGGACCCTTCAGCAAGCAGCCCCTCGTCCCTGCACCAGAAGCCTTGGCGCAGCCCGCGCTGTTCGCCGCTTCGAGTTACAGCGACCGCGCTGATTCGGTAGTAACCCGCCTCCAGGGCGATGGGAATAGGCATTCTTACCATATTGAGCTCGCTTCCGGCATCCATCACGACAGTGTGCTCCCACAAGGTATCACTCTGGCCCTTCTGGCCGATCTTCCAGATCGCAATGGTCACCTGCCACTGATCCACAGTCCCAGGATCAGTCTTGCTCAGGCGCTGTGCCTGGAGCGTCAGCTGCGGGCGCTCGCCCGGCTCGTAGCTGGCATAAT
This genomic window contains:
- a CDS encoding alpha-mannosidase, which encodes MAPTKTAHIISHTHWDREWYLPYEKHHVRLIALMDTLLDTMARDAGYRSFFLDGQTIILEDYLQIRPDRKEELEALIREGRIVIGPWYILQDAFLTSSEANVRNMQIGHRDAKAYGQAAKIGYFPDTFGIMGQTPQLMRQAGIDNAFFGRGVKPTGFNNTVADSEYESSFSELIWEGPDGSQVLGILFANWYSNGNEVPVDEEEAREYWARKLADAEKYASTGELLYMNGCDHQPIQTDLPLAIETAKKLHPDIEFLHSSFESYLDKVRASLSGELSIVRGELRSQRTDGWSTLVNTASARVYLKQLNQLGQALLERTAEPLAAMAHMLGKPYPHHLFVYAWKTLMQNHPHDSICGCSVDEVHREMITRFDKSRHVAETIVDDSLQTIVSSIDTEVFAAYGRDALPVAVFNTSGWERTGVVSVELDVSRIYYRDGLTLPEMNARMESILLGNRVLRNERGEPVACEVEDLGLQFGYDLPDDRFRQPYMCRRVKLTFQAVSVPALGWRTYAWAQGEGAAEGEALADNQSSLLIGEKVLDNGRIRIEIAEDGSFMLEDKASGRTYRDLLVFEDTGDIGNEYMYRQPDGEQAITTKGKKAVIRIAENTVFRAAVEIEHELLVPAEGDAVFEREKREAVYYPERLGARTGEAFVPLKIKALVSLERGARGVSVEVVLRNEAKDHRIRALFPTDLDAAHHYADSVFEAARRDNEPSSEWRNPSNCQHQQAFVDVCEQNAGLTIANLGLNEYELLRDGRNTAAVTLLRAVGELGDWGVFPTPEAQCLGEHRFVMQLLPHDGERGRFQAYAKAYQLQTEWKLQPTGIHGGELQPTGAALAWSGETLAFSSMKLAEESGDLMLRWFNMGGSSQELEVQLPEGTVEAYESDILEQRSGEMLQAGTAAGSAMLTTRPYGIVTVGCRIGSGDTP
- a CDS encoding beta-galactosidase, with product MSILYFYDPSFPYSGDAPPEASLHQLAGTGTIVGAEELAAALQASQQGALVNLHAPYFPKAAWGDLLSFLRRGGGLLSAGGAPFKHPVRRDEDGVWQTEAEQTAYHQELGIHEALRVVAGEGYSLVASDAIPLLAGREGLFHAGEPTWNLVPHVTKSSDLPHQMGSAGPMDARIYPLLKGTSVDGRERSAPVVLWERVLGEFAGARWLFIGQPLKASFWQGGGAEALAEWSRFVADGVTEWWLKPDYASYEPGERPQLTLQAQRLSKTDPGTVDQWQVTIAIWKIGQKGQSDTLWEHTVVMDAGSELNMVRMPIPIALEAGYYRISAVAVTRSGEQRGLRQGFWCRDEGLLAEGSNVTAGRDYFQRDGRPMPVVGMTYMTSDVARKFLSLPNVSVWDRDMAQMRRAGINWIRTGIWTAYRHIMEVDGHASEAALRAIDAFLLTAKRHGLQVTFTFFSFTPETWEGLNPYLDPRSVEAQKRFIRSIVSRHKSTTGVDWDLINEPSMFDPPRIFSDGPRSSRDRFEKEAFIEWLRERHGSIEKLQERWNMTPGQLPSFEAALPPEPEEINFDVQDMHQAKKGGRWLDYVLFSMEMHNRWARQLYASIKDICPEHMVTVGQDEALGAQRPSPFFYEEAVDYTTVHSWWLNDRLLWDGVFSKSPNKPNLVQETGIMYVETPDGRAKRSEEELLSILERKYTYAFAAGGAGAIQWIWNTNFYMDNANESHIGALRADGTEKPEADVSYLFGAFMEQIQNLFGDREAEETAVVFPYSNDFSNRKLAFDATAMATRVLGYRLKTPVRGVSEYHLDDLRTRPAKLIIVPSPHNFDTEAFAKLTDIVSKTGATLLWTGPISLDPYWRSEERLPELLGGLRQDNVRREERLWLPLSPEKLAVDVSFAARRIAETLKEAPAGASSAGDDIVETALGQGRLLWCPLPVELNERAEAVETLYRYALETSGVNRELLWLEGGELPGVYGRKLRFGGGSLLLFVSECGFDANVRVEDPHTGAVYAFQLEKERSVMFAVDAAGAVTAVYRPEEVTIQQQ